Proteins encoded by one window of Nicotiana tabacum cultivar K326 chromosome 10, ASM71507v2, whole genome shotgun sequence:
- the LOC107785506 gene encoding uncharacterized protein LOC107785506, which produces MAANDQESRVSLKLLVDDKKNQVIAAESNRDFVDILFSFLTFPIGTKIRLTNSQPMSKISPISTCMNNLYQSVENLIVKHLYSENYDSVSNKYFKCSMEDCSLKSWGGIEFIFSDDLRVLPGSPSSLVKLLSDLGYSHMNQLKCGSWQGGGLVRTR; this is translated from the exons ATGGCTGCTAATGATCAAGAATCCAGAGTTTCACTGAAGCTTTTGGTAGATGACAAGAAAAATCAAGTTATTGCTGCTGAATCCAACAGGGACTTTGTGGATATATTATTCAGTTTTCTCACCTTTCCAATTGGAACAAAAATCAGATTAACCAACAGCCAGCCTATGTCAAAGATAAGTCCAATTTCTACATGTATGAACAATTTATACCAAAGTGTTGAAAATCTTATTGTAAAACATCTTTATTCAGAAAACT ATGATTCTGTTTccaacaagtacttcaaatgttctATGGAAGACTGCTCATTAAAGAGCTG GGGAGGAATAGAGTTTATATTCAGTGATGATTTAAGAGTGTTGCCTGGTTCTCCAAGTTCTCTCGTGAAACTGCTTTCTGATCTTGGCTACAGCCACATGAATCAGTTAAAATGTGGAAGTTGGCAAggaggag GACTTGTTAGGACCCGGTAG